One Lysobacter enzymogenes DNA segment encodes these proteins:
- a CDS encoding glycosyl hydrolase family 18 protein — protein MLAASSMSTAWAQAACNGVPAWNASTIYAAGDKLTYQNRLYQANGPIWNTPPTHCPSCNYYTDLGVCGTGPGNQPPTVSLTAPSNGATYNAGANIAVSANAADSDGSVASVEFFRGTTSLGVDTSAPYGVTWNNATAGSHSFTAVAKDNQNATTTSSAVAVTVSGGSSDTTPPSVPGGLASSSQTANSVSLSWNASTDNSGGSGVAGYDVYRNGSLAGSPTTTTYTVSGLSPSTSYSFTVRARDNAGNASAQSGSISATTKPGGPGGSKYKIGYFAQWGIYGRNYRVKNIDTSGSAAKITHINYAFGNVRNNRCEVGVTIPSDPNTGAGGDAFADYSKAFQAGESVSGAADTWDQPLRGNWNQLKQLKAKHPGLKVLISLGGWTWSRGFSSAARPENRQAFVASCIDAYIKGNLPVTDGAGGPGAAAGVFDGIDIDWEYPVACGIECGKPEDNANFTALMAEFRRQLNAVRPGLLLTVAVGAGVDKIRVTDPGAYHQYLDFINVMTYDFHGAWDPKTGHHSALYASPNDPSTGDQKLYNSNDAIQAFITRGVPASKLNLGIGFYGRGWTGVQNVANGLYQNGTAAPGTYEAGIEDYKVLKNKPGTIYTDATARATWKYDGSTFWSYDTPQLINEKMQYVKAQNLGGAFFWEFSGDDATGSLATAIDDGLK, from the coding sequence ATGCTCGCCGCGTCGTCGATGTCGACGGCGTGGGCGCAAGCCGCCTGCAACGGCGTTCCTGCCTGGAACGCCTCCACCATCTACGCCGCCGGCGACAAGCTGACGTACCAGAATCGTCTCTATCAGGCCAACGGCCCGATCTGGAACACGCCGCCGACGCATTGTCCGAGCTGCAACTACTACACCGACCTGGGCGTGTGCGGCACCGGCCCGGGCAACCAGCCGCCGACGGTGAGCCTGACCGCGCCGAGCAACGGCGCCACCTACAACGCCGGCGCCAACATCGCCGTCAGCGCCAACGCCGCCGACAGCGACGGCTCCGTCGCCAGCGTCGAATTCTTCCGCGGCACGACCTCGCTCGGCGTCGACACCTCCGCGCCCTACGGCGTGACCTGGAACAACGCCACCGCCGGCAGCCACAGCTTCACCGCCGTGGCCAAGGACAACCAGAACGCGACCACGACCTCGTCCGCGGTCGCCGTGACCGTCAGCGGCGGCTCCAGCGACACCACCCCGCCGAGCGTGCCGGGCGGCCTGGCTTCGTCTTCGCAGACCGCCAACAGCGTGTCGCTGAGCTGGAACGCCTCGACCGACAACAGCGGCGGCAGCGGCGTGGCCGGCTACGACGTGTACCGCAACGGCAGCCTCGCCGGCTCGCCGACCACCACCACCTACACCGTCTCCGGCCTGAGCCCGAGCACCAGCTACAGCTTCACCGTGCGCGCGCGCGACAACGCCGGCAACGCCTCGGCGCAGAGCGGCTCGATCAGCGCCACCACCAAGCCGGGCGGCCCGGGCGGCAGCAAGTACAAGATCGGCTACTTCGCCCAGTGGGGCATCTACGGCCGCAATTACCGGGTCAAGAACATCGACACCTCCGGTTCGGCGGCGAAGATCACCCACATCAACTACGCCTTCGGCAACGTGCGCAACAACCGTTGCGAAGTCGGCGTCACCATCCCGTCGGATCCGAACACCGGCGCCGGCGGCGACGCGTTCGCCGATTACAGCAAGGCGTTCCAGGCCGGCGAGAGCGTCAGCGGCGCGGCCGACACCTGGGATCAGCCGCTGCGCGGCAACTGGAACCAGCTCAAGCAGCTCAAGGCCAAGCATCCGGGTCTGAAGGTGCTGATCTCGCTGGGCGGCTGGACCTGGTCGCGCGGCTTCTCCAGCGCGGCGCGTCCGGAGAACCGCCAGGCCTTCGTCGCCTCGTGCATCGACGCCTACATCAAGGGCAACCTGCCGGTCACCGACGGCGCCGGCGGCCCGGGCGCGGCGGCGGGCGTGTTCGACGGCATCGACATCGACTGGGAATACCCGGTGGCCTGCGGCATCGAGTGCGGCAAGCCGGAAGACAACGCCAACTTCACCGCGCTGATGGCCGAGTTCCGCCGCCAGCTCAACGCGGTGCGTCCGGGCCTGCTGCTCACGGTCGCGGTCGGCGCCGGCGTCGACAAGATCCGCGTGACCGATCCGGGCGCGTACCACCAGTACCTGGACTTCATCAACGTGATGACCTACGACTTCCACGGCGCGTGGGATCCGAAGACCGGCCATCACTCGGCGCTGTACGCCTCGCCGAACGATCCGTCCACGGGCGATCAGAAGCTGTACAACTCCAACGACGCGATCCAGGCCTTCATCACCCGCGGCGTGCCGGCGTCCAAGCTCAACCTCGGCATCGGCTTCTACGGCCGCGGCTGGACCGGCGTGCAGAACGTCGCCAACGGCCTGTACCAGAACGGTACCGCGGCGCCGGGCACGTACGAGGCCGGCATCGAGGACTACAAGGTGCTCAAGAACAAGCCGGGCACGATCTACACCGACGCCACCGCCCGCGCCACCTGGAAGTACGACGGCAGCACCTTCTGGAGCTACGACACGCCGCAGCTGATCAACGAGAAGATGCAGTACGTCAAGGCGCAGAACCTCGGCGGCGCGTTCTTCTGGGAGTTCAGCGGCGACGACGCCACCGGCAGTCTGGCGACCGCGATCGACGACGGGCTGAAGTGA
- a CDS encoding DUF6053 domain-containing protein, with protein sequence MREKSVGPEGPPTGAKHRR encoded by the coding sequence ATCCGGGAAAAGAGCGTCGGGCCTGAAGGCCCTCCCACAGGAGCGAAGCATCGGCGCTGA
- a CDS encoding DUF6053 domain-containing protein: protein MAVWEKSVGPESPPTTAQPRRPQQWLRTFRPDALLLW from the coding sequence ATCGCAGTCTGGGAAAAGAGCGTCGGGCCTGAAAGCCCTCCCACGACAGCACAGCCTCGCCGGCCGCAGCAGTGGCTGAGGACCTTCAGGCCCGATGCTTTGCTCTTGTGGTAG
- a CDS encoding DUF3089 domain-containing protein: MKSGAGWLVAVALACSAGCAPMQRVVTPVKRMVLDPKREFDRTPEPAAPDYRDARFWAALPEKRDDADATPIGMRNRQADAPVDVFFIHPTTYFSRAGWNQPLDDEQANRGTEFALRAQASAFNEVGRVYAPQYRQMTLNGYLSASDADRDRALDLAYRDVRAAFDTFLSQWSHGRPFIIAAHSQGSGHGLRLVSELMSDLSADPALRKRLVAAYLVGAAVPEDALRRTIPGVPLCATPEQTGCAVFFNAIEADAFEPGERPKRFEQVRAWYPGGFRSVEHPRLLCVNPVTWRADGESSPQSAHLGAIHAERNRPLPEPQPRRVSARCDGDGLLQTTLPDGEWRQWWFGGDQHVNDYQLFYMDIRANAARRAAAMRGATAPAAAKAAAGRKRGH, from the coding sequence ATGAAGAGCGGCGCGGGTTGGCTGGTGGCGGTCGCGTTGGCGTGCAGCGCGGGCTGCGCCCCGATGCAGCGGGTGGTCACGCCGGTAAAGCGGATGGTGCTCGACCCCAAGCGCGAGTTCGACCGCACCCCCGAACCGGCCGCGCCGGACTACCGCGACGCCCGTTTCTGGGCGGCGCTGCCGGAAAAACGCGACGACGCCGACGCCACTCCCATCGGCATGCGCAACCGCCAGGCGGATGCGCCCGTGGACGTGTTCTTCATCCATCCCACCACCTATTTCAGCCGCGCCGGCTGGAACCAGCCGCTCGACGACGAGCAGGCCAACCGCGGCACCGAATTCGCCCTGCGCGCGCAGGCCAGCGCCTTCAACGAGGTCGGCCGGGTGTATGCGCCGCAGTACCGGCAGATGACCCTCAACGGTTACCTCTCGGCCTCCGACGCCGACCGCGACCGGGCCCTGGATCTGGCCTACCGCGACGTGCGCGCGGCGTTCGACACGTTCCTGAGCCAGTGGTCGCACGGGCGCCCCTTCATCATCGCCGCGCACAGCCAGGGCAGCGGCCACGGCTTGCGCCTGGTGTCGGAATTGATGTCCGACCTGTCCGCCGACCCGGCGCTGCGCAAGCGCCTCGTCGCGGCCTACCTGGTCGGCGCGGCGGTGCCCGAGGACGCGCTGCGGCGCACGATCCCGGGCGTGCCGCTGTGCGCGACGCCCGAGCAGACCGGTTGCGCGGTGTTCTTCAACGCGATCGAGGCCGACGCGTTCGAGCCGGGCGAGCGGCCCAAGCGTTTCGAGCAGGTGCGCGCGTGGTATCCCGGCGGTTTTCGCAGCGTCGAGCATCCGCGCCTGCTGTGCGTGAACCCGGTGACCTGGCGCGCGGACGGCGAGTCCAGTCCGCAATCGGCGCACCTGGGCGCGATCCACGCCGAGCGCAACCGCCCACTGCCGGAACCGCAGCCGCGGCGGGTGAGCGCGCGCTGCGACGGCGACGGCTTGCTGCAGACCACGTTGCCGGACGGCGAATGGCGGCAGTGGTGGTTCGGCGGCGACCAGCACGTCAACGACTACCAGCTGTTCTACATGGACATCCGCGCCAACGCGGCGCGGCGCGCGGCGGCGATGCGCGGCGCGACGGCGCCGGCCGCGGCGAAGGCGGCGGCGGGGCGCAAGCGCGGGCATTGA